The DNA region CTAAGGAAAAGAAGCATACAGGTCTGTAAATATTGGAACAATTCAAACTCAAAATAAATGTATATCTGTATGCACGACTTGCAAATGAAGATACAATGTACCAATGTCAATTCTGGTGAAACAGAATATGAGAACCAGAGCACTGTACTTAAACCTTTGATAAGCGTATGAGTTTGGGGCTACTATACAGCCAATGCAGCCACAACACATCTCGAAGCCCATGAATTACCTTATCCTTCCGTGACAGATTCTTCCTCATGTGACGGAAGAGCTTGTTACTGGCTTCGTTGCCCTCTCCGCTAATGGTTCCAACTGACCCAGGTCCATCCTCATTCTCGATGATTTCCTGAGGGTGCTCTATGACCTTATGTAGGTAGTTGGGCCATGGTACATAGTCAAAATGAGAGATCAACTCCCTGCCCATTTGCACCGCGACAACCTTGTACTGGCGCAGTTCCTGGGCATGTGTGACACGTGGCGAATGCGCACGGTACACGGAACGGAGCAAACGAAATTTCTCCATAATGATTGCCAAATGCTCCCGTCTTTCCTCACTAGGAATAAGCGCAAGGATGATATTGGCATTTTTCTCAGCGAACAACTGTCTTGAGTAGTTTCCTGGCATCATAAGCTGGGGAGCTGATCCCACATGCTTTCTGATGTGAGCATCAAATTTGTGCTCGGCATGCTCAACTAGACCTTTGATATCCTCGGTCAACTCCCACTTTTGAACTGCTGCAATTTCTCTGACAATAATTTTCTTAAAGAAAATGCCGAGATTTATGTCAGCGTGTGTGGCATCCAGAAGCTTTGCCTCAGCGTCTGACTTTAACAATGGACGCTGTTTCACACCGAGTGACAGCCCATCCAGCTCAGCTTTTGAAAGCTTATCCGGATTGACACGAATATAATCAGCGATCGCTGAAGTCATGCGATAGGTTCTATTAATTGTAAAAGAACCGAGTTCAGACTTGCTACTCTCCCGAGTAGCAGTGCACAAAGTGCACAAGTACCTGGATCCACTGCCAGCAAGCCCGCCTTCAGCTCTATCTAGTTTTTCGTCTATCATAGAATTAAAAAACTTACAGTGGAAACGTCTCCATACACCAAAACACCACACTTTCAGAACTTTCCCTTTGAGAAATTCTCTCTCGTCCTCGATAGGAATCTGCAATAAACTTGCTGTTaagatattattttcatcacCAATCCCTTCCAGCAAAGGTCTATTGCATCTAACTGAATTGGGCTTTTCTTCTTCGAAAACAAGAATGTTGCCTCCTACTTGGCGGATAGCCTCAATGCGCAAAATGGCAAAACTAGAGCGAAATGCTTTGTCAGGAAGAAATGTGTCGCTTTTTTCCTTGTAAACCAACACATCTCCCATCCCATCTGAACCATCTTTAATCAGAACTGTGAATTCTACATTTTCATCGCGTGGATCAATCCCCCCTTTCTTTAGGCCTTCCTGAATTTGAGGATCTAACTCCTCTAGGGTTTTTGCTACAGCACTTGGATAAGGCCACCTAACTGCTGTACATTCAGCACGTTTTCTCTCTGGGTACTGTCTGTGATAGAGTTCTTGAACATTTATTGGCTCATATGAGCTCTCTCCGACAACTACGGAACCTGTCACTGGCTTTATTGGAGTGTGATAAAAAGAAACTGTGTCAGTGGGTGTTTGTCCTTCTATTTCATACCTGGCAGAGCCAGGCATGAAAGTTTTTTCTACGCCATCAAGAATCCCCACTGGCTTCAGGACCTCTTCTCCAGTTTTCTGTTTCAAGAAAGTATAATGTTTGCGGTACTGCTGTTTACTCTGCAGAGATGAAACTCTGAGTGCGAGGCACTCCTCTGGTGTAAGTGACCCAAGTTTATTATGCCAAACGTTTTCTACTTGTTTCCACCTACTATCTTTTGTACACCTAAGATGATcgatcaaaagaaaaaaaagaacgtcaGTTTTGTCCTCTACTCTTCTACTACAAAAAGAGTCAATCTGCGATAGAACAGGGGCTAACCGCTTAGTTTTTACATAGTCTCTCCTTGCGTCAGTTAGACGTGATTTTAACTTCCAACCTGTGCGAGACGCACTTTTGCGACAGGTTTTTTTGACAGGAGGTTCTGACTTCTTACTACAAGTTACTTCGTGCTGTTTCAAATAGGCCAACTCACATGTATAAGAACAACCATTCACTTTACACTGTACTTTCAAAGAAGAGATAATATCATTGACTAACCCTGACTTTCCTGAAAATTCACCTTCTACGACAATAGACTTacatttgtggcagacactacTAGTTGAAAACCACTGGTGGTAACAATCTCTGCAATAGATATGTTCGCAATGTCCAGTCAGTGGGCTTTCTGTAACACAATTACATATTACGCACGCTAAAATATCTGCCAAGTGATTATGTATGAATCTCTGCGAAGGGTATTTTCCACCTGGAACAGCTCGCTCTGCAACTTCTGGTGGTGCTGTGCTTGTAGAAGCAGAAGATGAATCAACACCAGAAGGTTGAGTCAGTTCTGAAAATTCCGCAGTTAGATCTCTGACGACACGGGCTGTACGTGAAGGGATGTCACTCTTAAGTCTTTCTAATCCAGAACtgcaactgtcatctacagtaGGCTTACTCTTAGGTCTACCTTTACTCTTGAAACACAACTGGCAGTCTATGTCATGTGGCTCAAATGTAAACAGTTTGATTGGATGGCTAgggtctttcttctttttcagtaAATTGTGGCGGCATTTGTTACACACTTTCTTCCCGTGAATAGCATCTACATCGTCGTCTATGCATATACCGACAGTCTCTTGAAGAAGATCTTTGTAGGCTGCTAGGTTGAGACTTTGCTTGAGGTTGGCTTTGCCGCAAACTCTACATGCTTTCTTCAGAAGAGACACATGCTTTTCAGCCATACCATCTTGGGTctgaaattaaagataataaaaagttttggtacctcaaaagtgtccttgaatttccttgtcttagtttgtgtttcaggtttaagtacctttcatataactaacactgtgagacttactcgccccaaagtgctctcatgtcttagtaatcatgcaattaactgcgaccagcagccccatacgcatagcgaccatcagtcccatacgcatagcgtaatcgggcttcgcattgtagcattcaggatcatgacagat from Diadema setosum chromosome 1, eeDiaSeto1, whole genome shotgun sequence includes:
- the LOC140235793 gene encoding V(D)J recombination-activating protein 1-like, with the protein product MTSAIADYIRVNPDKLSKAELDGLSLGVKQRPLLKSDAEAKLLDATHADINLGIFFKKIIVREIAAVQKWELTEDIKGLVEHAEHKFDAHIRKHVGSAPQLMMPGNYSRQLFAEKNANIILALIPSEERREHLAIIMEKFRLLRSVYRAHSPRVTHAQELRQYKVVAVQMGRELISHFDYVPWPNYLHKVIEHPQEIIENEDGPGSVGTISGEGNEASNKLFRHMRKNLSRKDKDKTSYGILTYLPLIN